A stretch of the Clostridium botulinum genome encodes the following:
- a CDS encoding germination lipoprotein GerS-related protein: protein MKKKIILFALGILVILGGILIFKNKGNKEINPNDAIDYLKNLNSYSCDVSVHIKNSKQEIEKNCKQFYNKKFGHRLDIDDKRILLYKENDITVRDLNNNKQYKIDKNFDDVYKLSFIEEYIGLLYTNQDIESSFKTIKDREYQLINLTIPGNNRNINKAILYVNLENNNPEKIAIYDIKGKEMLSFLYKNFIPNAEIAEEVFKK, encoded by the coding sequence ATGAAGAAAAAAATTATACTATTTGCCCTTGGTATTTTGGTTATACTAGGTGGTATCCTGATTTTTAAAAATAAAGGTAATAAGGAGATAAATCCTAATGATGCAATTGATTATTTAAAAAATTTAAATAGTTATAGTTGTGATGTAAGTGTACATATAAAAAATAGTAAACAAGAGATAGAAAAGAATTGCAAACAGTTCTATAATAAAAAATTTGGTCATAGATTAGATATAGATGACAAAAGAATTCTTTTATACAAAGAGAACGATATAACTGTAAGGGATTTAAATAATAATAAACAGTATAAAATAGATAAAAATTTTGATGATGTATACAAATTAAGTTTTATAGAGGAATATATAGGATTATTGTATACAAATCAAGATATAGAAAGTTCTTTTAAGACAATAAAGGATAGAGAGTATCAGCTAATTAACCTTACTATACCTGGAAACAATAGAAACATAAATAAAGCTATATTATATGTAAATCTTGAAAACAATAATCCGGAAAAAATAGCTATTTATGACATTAAGGGGAAAGAAATGTTAAGCTTTTTATATAAAAATTTTATACCTAATGCAGAAATAGCAGAAGAAGTATTTAAAAAATAA
- a CDS encoding bifunctional ADP-dependent NAD(P)H-hydrate dehydratase/NAD(P)H-hydrate epimerase: MEIVTAQKMRDIDKFSIENIGIPSMVLMENAALKVLKNINMNILNSFTIICGNGNNGGDGLALARHLSVLKKQVDIFIIGSEDTLSKDCENNYKILCNMNSKVLFIKATEDIEFIRRSMERRDIVIDAIFGTGLSREIKGIHKEVIFCINKVAPYVIAIDTPSGLNSDTGEILGCCVKANKTISFEFYKKGFLNYESFKYIGELIVESIGIPKSVTKNFFIHDYLIEKENIKNIIPIRANYLHKGDFGRTSIVAGSVGFTGAAYIATQAAVRCGAGLVTLCCPEKIQDILSNKLVEAMTISFKDKGKLNYILKKSDSIAVGPGMGNNEGTLKILGDIIRYTNCPIVIDADAINVLKDNLQILKEKNNKIVLTPHVGEMSRITGIPVDTINKNRIDIARQFSKEYDIIVLLKGYNTIITDGITTMVNTTGNSAMASGGMGDCLTGIIAALMSQGFEAFEAAYVGAYIHGYSGDKLSKNRFCVNATHILEELPFLLKELQV, encoded by the coding sequence ATGGAAATTGTAACAGCTCAAAAGATGAGGGACATAGATAAATTTTCTATTGAAAATATAGGAATACCCAGTATGGTTTTAATGGAAAATGCAGCTTTAAAAGTACTAAAGAATATAAATATGAATATATTAAATTCATTTACGATTATATGTGGTAATGGAAATAATGGTGGAGATGGACTAGCTTTAGCAAGACATCTGAGTGTTTTAAAAAAACAAGTAGATATATTCATAATTGGTTCAGAAGATACGTTAAGTAAAGATTGTGAAAATAATTATAAGATATTATGTAATATGAATAGTAAGGTTTTATTTATTAAAGCTACTGAAGATATAGAATTTATAAGAAGGTCTATGGAAAGAAGAGATATAGTTATTGATGCTATATTTGGTACAGGGCTTTCAAGAGAGATAAAAGGTATTCACAAAGAAGTGATTTTTTGTATTAATAAAGTAGCCCCCTACGTTATAGCCATAGATACTCCGTCGGGATTGAATTCAGACACAGGAGAAATTTTAGGATGTTGTGTAAAAGCGAATAAAACTATTTCATTTGAATTTTATAAAAAAGGGTTTTTAAACTATGAATCTTTTAAGTATATAGGAGAACTTATAGTTGAGAGTATAGGAATTCCCAAATCTGTTACAAAAAATTTTTTTATACATGACTACTTAATAGAAAAAGAAAATATAAAAAATATTATACCAATAAGAGCAAACTATCTTCATAAAGGAGATTTTGGAAGAACATCTATAGTAGCTGGATCAGTCGGATTTACAGGTGCAGCGTATATAGCAACACAAGCAGCAGTAAGATGTGGAGCGGGACTTGTAACACTTTGTTGTCCAGAAAAAATACAAGATATACTAAGCAATAAATTAGTAGAAGCAATGACGATTTCATTTAAAGATAAAGGAAAATTAAATTATATATTGAAAAAAAGTGATTCCATAGCGGTAGGTCCAGGAATGGGAAATAATGAAGGTACCTTAAAAATATTAGGAGATATAATAAGGTACACTAATTGTCCTATAGTGATTGATGCCGATGCTATAAATGTTTTAAAAGATAATCTTCAAATATTGAAAGAAAAAAACAACAAAATTGTATTAACTCCACATGTTGGCGAAATGTCGAGAATAACAGGAATTCCTGTAGATACAATTAATAAAAATAGAATAGATATAGCAAGACAATTTTCAAAGGAATACGATATTATAGTCTTATTAAAAGGATATAACACAATAATTACTGATGGAATAACTACAATGGTTAATACAACTGGAAATAGTGCTATGGCGTCTGGTGGAATGGGAGATTGTTTAACTGGAATTATAGCTGCATTGATGTCACAGGGATTTGAGGCATTTGAAGCTGCATATGTTGGTGCTTATATTCATGGATATAGTGGAGATAAATTATCTAAAAATAGATTTTGTGTAAATGCAACTCATATTTTGGAAGAATTGCCGTTTTTACTAAAAGAATTACAAGTATAA
- the acpS gene encoding holo-ACP synthase — protein sequence MIIGIGTDIVEIERIEKAINRNPNFITKLFTKNEIEYFKSRNMRPEFVAGRFAAKESVSKALGTGFRGFEFKDIEIENNILGKPMVNLKGKAKKMDKKWDNYKIHLSISHGRENAIAYAILEVVDNGNCNSSKDEGHR from the coding sequence TTGATTATTGGTATTGGAACAGATATAGTGGAAATAGAACGAATTGAAAAAGCTATAAATCGAAATCCTAATTTTATAACTAAATTGTTTACGAAAAATGAAATAGAGTATTTTAAAAGTAGAAATATGAGACCTGAATTTGTTGCAGGGAGATTTGCTGCAAAAGAATCTGTTTCTAAAGCTTTGGGAACAGGTTTTAGAGGCTTTGAATTTAAAGATATAGAGATAGAAAACAATATTTTAGGAAAACCTATGGTTAATCTAAAGGGAAAAGCAAAAAAGATGGATAAAAAATGGGATAATTATAAAATACATTTAAGTATATCTCATGGTAGAGAAAATGCTATAGCCTATGCAATTTTGGAGGTGGTAGACAATGGAAATTGTAACAGCTCAAAAGATGAGGGACATAGATAA
- a CDS encoding DUF6514 family protein encodes MLIVENLCRSEDREDVRYDYSYRVVKNKVTFPEIYKVQIESYGIEVERRDTVNGFLVNIERDSVKNISPNKDKVIALVKMLYKHTVSPLHLIDILGEYIDDYTTDYDEMMNNICSC; translated from the coding sequence ATGTTGATTGTAGAAAATTTATGTAGAAGTGAAGACAGAGAAGATGTGAGATACGATTATTCATATAGAGTTGTAAAAAACAAAGTTACTTTTCCAGAGATATACAAAGTGCAAATAGAATCTTATGGAATAGAAGTAGAAAGAAGGGATACTGTAAACGGTTTTCTCGTAAATATAGAAAGAGATTCTGTGAAAAATATAAGTCCTAATAAAGATAAGGTCATTGCTCTTGTAAAAATGCTTTACAAACACACTGTGTCACCATTACATTTAATTGATATATTAGGTGAATACATAGATGATTATACCACGGACTATGATGAAATGATGAATAATATATGTTCATGTTAA